The region AAGGATTGTCTACACACGCAACCGACGCACCATAAAAGGGCACACGATCCATAAACTCCACAAACGCCGTCTCGACGTCCGCCATATCGCGGTAGCAATCCATGTGCTCGCGGTCCAGGTTCGTGACCACCGCCAGCACCGGCGACAGTTTCAGGAACGATCGGTCGCTCTCGTCCGCCTCAGCGACCAGATATTGTGAGTTCCCCAGCCGCGCATTCGATCCCAGCGCGTTCACTCGGCCTCCAACCACCACCGTGGGATCGAGCCCTCCCGCTGCCAGAACGGAAGCAATCATGCTCGTCGTCGTAGTCTTACCGTGCATACCGGCCACGGCGATCCCATACTTCAGCCGCATCAGCTCCGCCAGCATCTCTGCCCGCTGGATCACCGGAACCTTGTGCGATCGCGCCTCCAGCACCTCTGGATTCGTTGGGCTTACCGCCGAACTGGTGACCACGACGTCACTTCCGGCAGCATTGGCCGCGGCATGGCCCTCAAAAACCCTCGCGCCCATCCCCACCAGGCGCTCGGTCACAGCCGACCTCCGCAGGTCGCTCCCCGAAACGGTATACCCCATCGTCAGCAGAATCTCCGCGATCCCGCTCATCCCAATACCGCCGATTCCGATGAAGTGGATACGAAGAGAACGAGCGAAGAAAAGCGGTGCGGAAGGTGCGCTTGTAACCGGCATATCCCCACTCTACAGCAGCAGACGAAGGCACATTTGCTAGCTGCTCCGACGCAGGATCTGCGGTTCAACCTCCGCCAGCCTTGGCTCGAAAACGGGTGCCCCATCTTCGGCGCGGCTTTATCGCGCCTAAGGTGGGCCATTCGCGCGAAAGCGCGAACCCGTATGTGTCACAGCCGCACGAAGAAGACAGGGGAAGCTACGATTCTTCTCTCCACCCCAGCGCCCGCAGCACGAGGGTAGTCACAAAATCGATCTCCTCCTCCGAAGACCTTCCGTAATTCACAATCCTCCGCTCATTGATCCCCCGAACGATATCCATCAGGGCCCACGCCGACGCCTCCAGGTTGCGCCCTTCGATCTCGCCCCGCTCCGCTGCCGTGGAAAACATGACGGTCAGATAGTCCACCGTCTTTTTCTGCCAGTTCAGGCTTCTGCGACGGTTCGGCATCTCCCGGTTCAGGCTTGAGATCACGTGATAGAGCGCCTGTTTTTCCTTCCAGAAGCTGATCCTGACCGAAATGAACGCCCTTACCTTTCCGGCAAAATCCTGTTCCGCAGCGACATGCCGGTCCGTCAGCTCTGCCAGCTCCGCCAGCGCCTGTTCCACGGTCTCCTGGTAGATCTCGTCCTTCGACTCGAAGTAGACATAGACCGTCGCCTTGGCCAGCCCGGCCTCGGCCGCAATGTCGTCCACGCGCGTGCCTTCATACCCCTTGGCGCCAAAGACCTTGGTCGCCGCCTCCAGGATCTCCGACCGGCGGAACTCCGTCATCACCTGCCGTCTTCGTTCATCTGTCTTCTTCGCCATGGACAATTCTGAATCTCTCAGAGAGTGTAAAGCGTCTGGTATTTGAACTCATTAGTTCAATAAAACATACCAACTAGTTCAAGTAAACGTTAGAGTACATGCCCCAGGCCCTTGAAGAGATCGATGCAGAAGCAGCGCTGGTCGAAACCATTCCGGCCTTCGACCAGCAGCACGTCTCTCCCATCCGCGTCTTCAGCCCATGGATCGTCGCCATGGTCGTCACCATCGGCACCTTCATGGAGGTGCTGGACACCAGCATCGCCAACGTTGCCCTTCCTCACATCGCCGGAAGCCTCTCAGCGTCGCAGGACGAGGGCGCCTGGGTCCTGACCAGCTACCTGGTCGCCAACGCCATCATCCTTCCCATCAGCGGCTGGATCTCGACCGTGATGGGCCGTAAGCGCTTCTATCTCACCTCGGTTCTCTTCTTCACCGTCTTCTCCGCTCTCTGTGGCCTGGCTCCCTCGCTCGGACTCCTCATCGTCTTTCGTGTCATGCAGGGACTCGCCGGTGGCGGTCTGCAGCCCTCCGTCCAGGCCATCCTCGCCGACGCCTTTCCTCCGCAGAAGCGCGGCATGGCCATGGCGCTCTACACCGTGGCTATCCTCGTCGCTCCTGTTCTGGGCCCCACGCTCGGAGGATGGATCACCGATAACTACTCCTGGCGCTGGATCTTCTACATCAATATCCCCATCGGAATCCTCTGCTTCATTCTCACTCGCGTCGTTCTTGAAGATCCGCCGCACCTGAAGGCAGCGCGCGCCGCAGCCAGGGGCAATCTGCGCATCGACTGGACCGGCCTCAGCCTGATCAGCCTCGGCCTGGCCACCCTCGAGATCGTCCTCGACAAGGGACAGGAGCTCGACTGGTTCGGCTCGCACTTCATCGTTGGCTTTGCCACCGTCTCAGCCATCTCTCTTGTGGGCGCCATCATCTGGGAGTGGAACCACTCCCACCCCATCGTCAACCTCCATCTGCTCAAGGAGAGGAACTTCCGGTCCTGCTGCATCCTTATCCTGGGCCTGTACGCCGTCCTCTACGCCACCACTTACCTGCTGCCGCTCTTCATGCAGCAGATGATGGGCTACGATGCCACCACCGCCGGCTTCGCGCTCTCTCCCTCCGGTCTCTTCACCATGATAGAGGTCCCTCTGGTCGGCTACATGCTCACCCGCGGCTTCGATCCCCGCAAGCTTATCTTTGCTGGCCTGTCGCTTATTGGTATCTCGCTCTGGTGGATGGGCTCGATGAACCTCGGGGTTGCTGAGATCGACATGATCCTGCCCCGCACTCTCCAGGTGCTCGGCGTTGGCCTGACGACCGTCCCCATCAGCACCATCATGTTCCGCTTCCTCGCCAAGGAGGACAGCTCCCAGGCCGCAGGCCTCTACGCACTCGTCCGCAACGAGGGCGGAAGTATCGGCATCGCGCTCAGCAGCACCCTGCTGCAGCGCAAAGCCCAACTCTTCCAGCAGACTCTCGGGCAGAACATGGTCGCCTCTTCGCCCTGGGTCCAGCAAGCCATTGCAGCCATGTCCGCGCATCCTGGAAACGCCGCCGACAACCACTACACAGCCATGGCCCGTCTCTACGCCGCCATGCAGCAGCAGGCGAACCTTCTCTCCTACATGGACCAGTTCCGCGCTCTCGGCATCGTCATGGTTGTCATGCTGCCGCTCATCTTCTTCCTCAAGCGCCCACCTACACAAAAGCACATCGAACTCGACGCACACTGATCCTCATGACGCACTAAGCAAGAAAATGGGTGCCTCATCTTCGACGCAGCTTCATCGCGTCGAAGGTGGGCCATTCGCGCCAAAGCGCGAACCCGCTTCTAACCCGGATCGCGAAACATCACCGCAGATACTGTCGTGCATCCCCCCAAAGCTCCTGGACGATCACACCCGCCCGTTCCGGCCGCGCAAACCGTGCCGCCTGTCCGGCCCACATCTGCATCCGTTCCGGATCGTTGCTCCGAACCGCCTCCTCGCGCATCAGGCGGGTAAACCCACGTTGTACAGGATAAGGCGCGGGTGGTGGAGCATCAGCCGCGGCGGCCGCTTCCACATAATGCGTACGTACACTTCTCCCTGCACGCCCAGAAAAAGCCCTGGTGAGGCGGGTATCCTGCGCCTCCGTCCTTCCCAGCCTCTCCCGATAGGCCGAAGGAATCTTTGCCTCCGGCGCGCGCAAAAAACCCGTGCCGATCTGTACGGCGCTTGCCCCCAGAATCAACGCTGCGGCAACTCCTCTCCCGTCGGCAATCCCTCCTGCGGCAATCACCGGCACCGAGACCGCATCGCAGATCTGCGGAAGGAGAGCGATCAGGCCGATCGATTCGGTCTCCGCCTTTGCGGCATCGAACGCACCACGATGTCCTCCCGCCTCCATTCCCTGCGCGACGATTACGTCCGCTCCGGCTGCCTCTGCAGCCCGTGCCTCCGGAACGGTAGTCGCCGTAGCCAACCAGAAAATGTCTCTGGATTTCATTTCCGCCACAAAGTCTGGCGGAAAGATTCCCATGATCGACGAAACAGCTACAGGCCGCACCGCAAGAATGGCCTCGCACTGAGCCTGGAAGTCCGGCAGGACCGCATCGCCCATCTCCGCAGTGGCCGCCGGCCCCCACGAGGACAGAAAATCGCGCTGCCGTTCTTCGGCCTTTTCATCGCGTACAGGCGCTGGATCCGGAATCCAGAGATTCACCTGGAACGGCCCATCGCTCTGCTGACGAAACTCCTCGGCCCAGGCAGCGATCGCATCCGCCTTCATCAGAACCGCACCGCATGCTCCCATCCCTCCCGCGTCTGCGACAGCAGCGGAAAGAGAAGGCGGACACGCCCCGGCCATGGGAGCCAGAAAGACAGGCAGGCGTGTACCCAGCCTGCTGGCAAATTCCTCTGCACGAGCGAGTGGGGATCGGGAATTGCCCGGAATCATGACGCCTCCGAATCAAAAGCCGTGAGCCCACGGATTCGCCACGGTCTCCCCAAATCTTATCGGCTTCCCCGCATCGGCTGCCGGAATCGTCCCGAATATCGAACCTGCGAGGATCCTCCCCTGGCTCGTTACCAGTAAACAACACAAAATAAAACAGAAAACATCCGTAATGAATCTGCATTCATAATTACCGCAACGAAACACGTCTATCCGGGTTCTAATAAACCGAGTGCCTGATCCGCACGGCAAGGCGGGCAGGAACCTCAGCCGGTTATCCGCGAAGCCCAGCTCGTTCGGGCAAAAACGACGGATCTCTAGCGAAGGCAGGCAATGAACCTCTCCTCTAAATTCCGCAACGTTTTCGGAGCCGCCGTTCTTGGGACTGCAATCTTTGCTGGCGCCGCTTTCCTCTCCCCTGTCCCCGCACACGCTCGGGTCTTTATCTCAGTGGGGATCGCGCCTCCTCCCATCCCTGTTTACGCACAGCCCGTGATGCCCGGCGATGGCTATATATGGACGCCGGGATACTGGGCCTGGACCGGCGAAGGTTATGAATGGGTTCAGGGAGCCTGGGTTCTTCCGCCCTACGTCGGCGCGCTCTGGACCCCCGGTTACTGGGGCTACGGTTCCGGAGGCTACTTCTGGAACGCCGGCTACTGGGGTCCGTCCGTCGGCTACTACGGCGGCATCAACTATGGCTTCGGCTACTTCGGTATCGGCTTCTACGGTGGTTACTGGAACAGAGGGCACTTCTGGTACAACCGCGGCTATAACCACTTCGGCCCCGGCTTCCGTGGTAGCTACATCTACAACCGTCCTTATTCAGGACACTTTGACGGTCGTCCTGGCGGTTCCAGCTGGACGAATCATGGCCACAACTTTGCCGGGAATCGCGGCTCCTACTACAACAACCGCGGCAACAACTTCGCCCAGGGTACGCGTAACGGCTTTGGAAACCGCGGCGGCCTGACCAGCGTCTCAACCGGTCGAAACTACAACAACCATGAATTCAATAATGGTGGCCGCCAGGGTTTTGATCGCAACAATAACTTCCGCGGCAACCCCGGTTCGCAGCACAACTTCGCTGCTCCCAGCCAGGGCTTCGGCAACCGCGGCAGCTTCGCCAATCGTGGCAACCAGGGCCAGAGTATGGCCCAGCGGGGTGCTCAGGGCTTCGGTAACCGTGGCAGCTTCTCGGCTCCACAGTCTCGCCCCAGCTTCGGCAACTCCGGAGCGTTCCGCGGTAATTCGGCAGGCAACTTTGGTGGTGGCTCCCGCGGCAGCTTCGGCGGAGGCGGGTTCCACGGCGGCGGCGGTGGCTTCCATGGCGGAGGAGGCGGCGGCGGAGGGTTTCATGGTGGTGGCGGCCACGGCGGCGGACATCGCTAATCCGCAATCCTCTTGAAGGTAGTCATTTCAAAACGGCTGAGATCGCAATGGTCTCAGCCGTTCTTCTTTTTCCCCCCCTCAAAAATCATCCCGTCATCCTGAGCCGAGCGGGGTTCCGGTGAACTTGCTCGCTGAGGCAGGAAGGCAAAGAATCCCCTGTATTTTTCCCATACAACACAAAATGTCATCATCTCGAACCTGACGGTATCAACCCAAAAGGTCGTCATTCCGAGCGAAGCTCAACGGAGTGAAGAAATCCGCTTCTCATCCACACCTTGCCGCCCCACCCGCACCAGCCTGCCGCTTTACCACCGCCAATCCAATCCCGTACCCTTGCACTCTGATCGAAATTCAGGAGCATCCATGCCAGTCGAGGTATTCCCGTCTCAATCCAGCGTCTCTGAATCCTCCAAAGCCACTCGCCGCGACTTTCTTCAGGGCGCCCTCGCCGCCGGCACCCTTGCTGCTACGGGCCTTCATTCGACGTCCGCCTCCGCCCAGCCAAAGCAGAAGCGTCCCAACATCGTCTACTTCCTCGGAGAAGGCCAACGTGCCGACGCGCTCTCGATCGAAGGCCATCCCATCCTCAAAACCCCGAATCACGACCGCATCGGCAAAGAGGGCATGCGCTTCAAAAATGCCTTCTGCACCAATGCGCTCTGCGCTCCCGCCCGCGCCGCTGCGCTTACTGGCATGTACTCCCGATCCACCGGTGCCCTCTCCAACGAGCACCTCAAGCAACCGCTTCCCTCCGACATTCCCCTCTTCACCGACCTGCTCAAACAGGCTGGCTACGAGATCGCCATCCTCGGCAAGGTCCACATGCATAACGGAGTCGAGGACCGTCACTGGGACTACTACTTCGGCCACAACGATCCGGGCAACAACTACGTCAATCCCTTCTTCAAAGAAGGCCGCAACGGCACCGTCGGCCCCCAGAAGCAGTACCACAACGTCTACCCCGACGATCTGACGACCGACAAGGCTCTCGAGTGGATCGATCAGGATCGCGGTGACAAGCCCTTCTGCCTCCTCGTCTGGTTCGTCGCTCCGCACGAGCCATTCTTCCGGCCCCGCCGCCATCTCGATCTCTACAATGGCGTCCCCATCCCCAAACCCGCCACCTTCGATGACGATCTCAAGGGT is a window of Edaphobacter sp. 12200R-103 DNA encoding:
- a CDS encoding TetR/AcrR family transcriptional regulator produces the protein MAKKTDERRRQVMTEFRRSEILEAATKVFGAKGYEGTRVDDIAAEAGLAKATVYVYFESKDEIYQETVEQALAELAELTDRHVAAEQDFAGKVRAFISVRISFWKEKQALYHVISSLNREMPNRRRSLNWQKKTVDYLTVMFSTAAERGEIEGRNLEASAWALMDIVRGINERRIVNYGRSSEEEIDFVTTLVLRALGWREES
- a CDS encoding DHA2 family efflux MFS transporter permease subunit translates to MPQALEEIDAEAALVETIPAFDQQHVSPIRVFSPWIVAMVVTIGTFMEVLDTSIANVALPHIAGSLSASQDEGAWVLTSYLVANAIILPISGWISTVMGRKRFYLTSVLFFTVFSALCGLAPSLGLLIVFRVMQGLAGGGLQPSVQAILADAFPPQKRGMAMALYTVAILVAPVLGPTLGGWITDNYSWRWIFYINIPIGILCFILTRVVLEDPPHLKAARAAARGNLRIDWTGLSLISLGLATLEIVLDKGQELDWFGSHFIVGFATVSAISLVGAIIWEWNHSHPIVNLHLLKERNFRSCCILILGLYAVLYATTYLLPLFMQQMMGYDATTAGFALSPSGLFTMIEVPLVGYMLTRGFDPRKLIFAGLSLIGISLWWMGSMNLGVAEIDMILPRTLQVLGVGLTTVPISTIMFRFLAKEDSSQAAGLYALVRNEGGSIGIALSSTLLQRKAQLFQQTLGQNMVASSPWVQQAIAAMSAHPGNAADNHYTAMARLYAAMQQQANLLSYMDQFRALGIVMVVMLPLIFFLKRPPTQKHIELDAH
- a CDS encoding nitronate monooxygenase family protein; this translates as MIPGNSRSPLARAEEFASRLGTRLPVFLAPMAGACPPSLSAAVADAGGMGACGAVLMKADAIAAWAEEFRQQSDGPFQVNLWIPDPAPVRDEKAEERQRDFLSSWGPAATAEMGDAVLPDFQAQCEAILAVRPVAVSSIMGIFPPDFVAEMKSRDIFWLATATTVPEARAAEAAGADVIVAQGMEAGGHRGAFDAAKAETESIGLIALLPQICDAVSVPVIAAGGIADGRGVAAALILGASAVQIGTGFLRAPEAKIPSAYRERLGRTEAQDTRLTRAFSGRAGRSVRTHYVEAAAAADAPPPAPYPVQRGFTRLMREEAVRSNDPERMQMWAGQAARFARPERAGVIVQELWGDARQYLR
- a CDS encoding YXWGXW repeat-containing protein, with the protein product MNLSSKFRNVFGAAVLGTAIFAGAAFLSPVPAHARVFISVGIAPPPIPVYAQPVMPGDGYIWTPGYWAWTGEGYEWVQGAWVLPPYVGALWTPGYWGYGSGGYFWNAGYWGPSVGYYGGINYGFGYFGIGFYGGYWNRGHFWYNRGYNHFGPGFRGSYIYNRPYSGHFDGRPGGSSWTNHGHNFAGNRGSYYNNRGNNFAQGTRNGFGNRGGLTSVSTGRNYNNHEFNNGGRQGFDRNNNFRGNPGSQHNFAAPSQGFGNRGSFANRGNQGQSMAQRGAQGFGNRGSFSAPQSRPSFGNSGAFRGNSAGNFGGGSRGSFGGGGFHGGGGGFHGGGGGGGGFHGGGGHGGGHR
- a CDS encoding sulfatase translates to MPVEVFPSQSSVSESSKATRRDFLQGALAAGTLAATGLHSTSASAQPKQKRPNIVYFLGEGQRADALSIEGHPILKTPNHDRIGKEGMRFKNAFCTNALCAPARAAALTGMYSRSTGALSNEHLKQPLPSDIPLFTDLLKQAGYEIAILGKVHMHNGVEDRHWDYYFGHNDPGNNYVNPFFKEGRNGTVGPQKQYHNVYPDDLTTDKALEWIDQDRGDKPFCLLVWFVAPHEPFFRPRRHLDLYNGVPIPKPATFDDDLKGYPGKPKSFINAENKIGTTYSHVACGSLEGMAKDYYAGLVAVDENIGRVLDHLEKKGILDDTAVLQTSDHGYFLGEWRCFDKRLMHEPSLRVPMMLRYPKRVQPGTVRDEMVLDIDIAPTLLDIAGVPTPSHMQGRSMIPLASKANPDFRKEWYYEYYEWPNPESVAPHRGIRTERYKLIRYVMDPSEGELYDLQSDPSERNNLYNNPEHAKLQTHLEQRLDVLRSAVPERQKI